From the genome of Winogradskyella forsetii, one region includes:
- a CDS encoding acyl carrier protein phosphodiesterase, producing MNFLAHIYLSGDNELITIGNFVGDGVRGNKYKLYPLEIQIGIQLHRHIDTFTDAHPIFRRCTKRLHKGYGHYSGVIVDIFFDHFLAKNWKAYADIPLDIYIADFYKTLTNNIAILPPRFQKLTPIMIEGNWLLSYATIEGIQLVLNGMNRRTKGRSKMNEATKELRTHYDGFEKDFTLFFRELMVFSAEKRIEIEQDFKF from the coding sequence ATGAATTTTCTTGCCCACATCTATCTATCAGGCGACAACGAACTCATTACCATAGGAAACTTTGTGGGTGATGGTGTTAGAGGCAATAAATACAAATTGTACCCTTTAGAAATTCAAATAGGCATTCAACTGCATCGTCATATTGATACCTTTACGGATGCACATCCTATTTTTAGACGATGCACCAAGAGATTACATAAAGGATATGGTCACTATAGTGGTGTAATTGTTGATATATTTTTTGATCATTTTTTGGCTAAAAACTGGAAAGCATATGCTGATATTCCGCTCGATATTTACATTGCCGATTTTTATAAAACCTTAACTAACAACATAGCTATTCTTCCACCACGTTTTCAAAAATTGACTCCAATTATGATTGAAGGCAATTGGTTGCTGAGTTATGCAACGATTGAAGGTATTCAGTTGGTTCTGAATGGTATGAACCGCAGAACAAAAGGACGTTCTAAAATGAACGAAGCCACTAAAGAACTTAGAACTCATTATGATGGTTTTGAAAAGGATTTTACGTTGTTTTTCAGAGAATTGATGGTGTTTAGTGCTGAAAAACGTATAGAAATAGAACAAGATTTTAAGTTCTAA
- a CDS encoding YfdX family protein gives MTKKPSKFKKALKIIGGVIIFFTLPTLLLYGFMYVKYNEDLPTGQQGAKADQLANKMLEALNEEAYLNTDYLEWTFKGRHHYKWYKSDKTCEVYWDHFIVILDLENRNNSKVFVAEQEYDGIEKQDYIRKAESYFNNDSFWLVAPYKVFDPGTKRRLIKTEENKEALLVTYTSGGTTPGDSYLWHLDADGKPKNFQMWVDILPIEGLEATWENWITTESGAQLPTFHKFLVFGLEISEVKSLRL, from the coding sequence ATGACAAAGAAACCATCTAAATTTAAAAAAGCATTAAAAATAATTGGAGGCGTTATCATATTCTTCACCCTACCGACTCTCCTACTCTACGGGTTTATGTATGTAAAATACAATGAAGATTTACCAACGGGACAACAAGGTGCCAAAGCCGATCAACTAGCCAATAAAATGCTTGAAGCGTTAAATGAAGAGGCTTATCTCAATACTGATTATTTGGAATGGACTTTTAAGGGCAGACACCATTACAAATGGTATAAATCAGATAAAACCTGTGAAGTCTATTGGGATCATTTTATAGTTATTTTAGATCTGGAAAACCGCAATAATTCAAAAGTCTTTGTAGCTGAACAAGAATACGACGGCATAGAGAAACAAGATTATATCCGCAAGGCTGAAAGCTATTTCAACAATGATTCCTTTTGGTTAGTGGCACCTTACAAAGTTTTTGACCCAGGCACAAAACGTCGATTAATAAAAACAGAAGAAAATAAGGAAGCACTTTTAGTGACCTATACTTCAGGTGGCACAACACCAGGAGATTCCTATTTATGGCATTTAGATGCTGATGGAAAACCTAAAAACTTTCAAATGTGGGTTGATATTTTACCTATTGAGGGTTTAGAAGCCACATGGGAGAACTGGATAACTACCGAAAGTGGAGCCCAATTGCCTACGTTTCATAAGTTTTTGGTGTTTGGTTTGGAGATTAGTGAGGTTAAGAGTTTGAGATTATAA